GGCTATCAGCTCATGAATGTCGAGGAATTTCTTAGTTCCAGTCAAGTTGTACCTCAGTTGCAGGAGAGATTAAAAGATTATTTAAAAGTAAGTGATTAGAAAGGATGGTTCAGTTAAATTTCTAAACTGAATCCGCCCTAAACACTGTACCAAAAAGATAAACTTCTCTTAGACACAAGCGTCTTCAGAGAATTTCCTATTTTGGTTTTGTGTTTTACGGGCTTGGTATCTTAATGATGGAAACATGGCAAGAGTTAAAAGTTACAGTGAAGCGTGAGGGAGAGGAGTTAGTTTCTAATCTCTTGATTGAGCTGGGAGCACAAGGCGTTGCGATTGAAGACAGCATGGACTATGTGGGAAATGTTGACCGCTTCGGCGAGATTTTCCCAGAGGTTGAGCAGCAAGAAGAAGTCGTAGTGACAGCTTACTACCCTGATACGGTTGATGTAGCAGTGGTTGAAGCAGACTTGCAGGCTCGCCTAGCAGAATTGACAGATTTTATGGATTTGGGAGAGGTCAAAATGGGGACGACTGCCTTGGCTGAGGAAGACTGGGCAGACAACTGGAAGAAGTACTATGAACCAGCTCGTATCACTCATGATTTGACCATCGTGCCGTCTTGGACAGAATACGAGGCGACTGCGGGAGAAAAGATTATCAAGCTGGATCCTGGGATGGCTTTTGGGACTGGGACCCATCCAACCACTAAGATGAGCCTCTTTGCCTTGGAACAGGTTCTTCGTGGTGGCGAAACGGTGCTAGATGTAGGGACTGGTTCAGGGGTTCTCTCTATTGCCAGCTCGCTGCTTGGTGCTACGGAAATTTTCGCCTATGACCTAGATGATGTGGCAGTTCGGGTTGCTCAGGAAAATATTGAACTCAACCCTGGAATGGAAAACATCCATGTAGCAGCAGGAGATTTGCTTAAGGGAGTTGAGATTGAGGCAGATGTGATTGTGGCTAATATTTTGGCGGATATTCTCATTCATCTGACAGACGATGCCTATCGGTTGGTTAAGGACGAAGGCTACCTGATCATGAGTGGGATTATCAAGGACAAGTGGGACATGGTGCGCGAGTCGGCTGAGTCAGCTGGATTTTTCCTTGAAACCCACATGATTCAAGGGGAATGGAATGCCTGTGTCTTTAAGAAAACCAAGGATATTTCAGGTGTGATTGGAGGTTAGCATGCAGCAGTATTTTGTCAAAGGCAGTGCAATATCTCCTGTAATCATCGAGGACAAGGAAACCAGCAAGCATATGTTTCAGGTCATGCGCCTGAAGGGGGAGGATGAGGTGACCTTAGTCTTTGATGATGGGATCAAGCGCTTGGCGCGCGTGCTAGATGTGGAAAACCGTCAGTTTGAGTTGGTCCAAGAATTAACTGACAATGTAGAACTACCAGTCCAAGTGACCATCGCATCCGGCTTTCCCAAGGGAGATAAGTTGGAGTTCATTACTCAGAAAGTAACCGAACTGGGTGCCAGCCAAATCTGGGCCTTTCCTGCCGATTGGTCGGTCGCCAAGTGGGATGGCAAGAAATTGGGTAAAAAGGTTGAAAAACTAGAAAAAATTGCCCTTGGAGCGGCTGAGCAAAGCAAGCGTAATGTTGTTCCAAGTGTCAAGCTTTTTGAGAAGAAAGCAGATTTTCTAGCTCAGTTTGACCAGTTTGACTCTATCATAGTGGCTTATGAAGAATCAGCAAAAGAAGGAGAAGTCGCTGTGCTCTTACAAGCAGTCACTGGTCTTGCAAAAGGAGCCAAACTGCTCTTTATCTTTGGTCCAGAAGGTGGTCTGTCACCTGCAGAAATTGAGAGTTTTGAAGCTAAGGGAGCAGTATTGGCAGGACTTGGCCCTCGCATTTTGCGAGCAGAAACAGCACCACTTTACGCCTTATCAGCCCTTAGTGTTTTATTAGAATTAGAGAAATAAGAGGAAGAAAATGGAACAAAAACACCGTTCAGAATTTCCAGAGAAGGAACTTTGGGATTTAACAGCCCTATACCAAGACCGTGAGGATTTCTTACGTGCGATCGAGAAGGCTCGCGAAGACATCAACCAGTTTAGCCGTGATTACAAGGGCAATCTTCATACTTTTGAGGATTTTGAAAAGGCCTTTGCGGAATTGGAACAAATCTATATTCAGATGAGCCATATTGGTAACTATGGCTTTATGCCTCAGACGACAGACTATAGCAATGACGAATTTGCTAACATTGCCCAAGCTGGAATGGAATTTGAAACAGATGCCAGTGTAGCCTTGACCTTCTTTGACGATGCCTTGGTGGAAGCTGATGAGGAAGTCTTGGACCGTTTAGGGGAATTGCCTCACTTGACGGCAGCTATTCGTCAGGCAAAAATCAAAAAAGCCCACTATCTAGGGGCTGATGTGGAGAAGGCCTTGACCAATCTCGGTGAAGTTTTCTACAGTCCACAGGATATTTACACTAAGATGCGAGCTGGGGATTTCGAAATGGCTGACTTCGAAGCCCATGGCAAGATCTACAAAAACAGCTTTGTGACCTATGAAAATTTCTACCAAAATCATGAGGATGCTGAGGTTCGTGAGAAATCTTTCCGTTCCTTCTCAGAAGGACTTCGTAAGCACCAAAATACGGCTGCCGCAGCTTATTTAGCCCAAGTCAAGTCTGAAAAACTCTTGTCAGATATGAAGGGATACGACTCAGTCTTTGACTATCTTCTAGCTGAGCAGGAAGTGGATCGCGCCATGTTTGATCGCCAGATTGACCTCATCATGAAGGATTTTGCGCCAGTTGCTCAGAGATACCTCAAACATGTTGCCAAGGTCAATGGTCTTGAAAAGATGACCTTTGCAGACTGGAAATTGGACTTGGATAGCGCCCTTAATCCTGAAGTGACTATTGACGATGCCTATGATTTGGTCATGAAGTCGGTAGAACCTTTGGGGCAAGAATATTGTCAGGAAGTTGCTCGCTATCAAGAAGAGCGCTGGGTGGACTTTGCTGCCAATAGTGGCAAGGATTCTGGTGGTTATGCGGCGGACCCATATCGCGTGCATCCATATGTCCTCATGAGCTGGACAGGTCGTTTGAGCGATGTTTATACCTTGATTCATGAAATCGGGCATTCTGGTCAATTCATCTTTTCAGATAATCATCAAAGCTACTTTAACGCCCACATGTCGACCTACTATGTTGAAGCACCGTCAACCTTCAATGAATTGCTACTCAGTGACTACTTGGAGCACCAGTCTGACGACCCTCGTCAAAAACGCTTCGCTCTTGCTCACCGCTTGACAGACACCTACTTCCATAACTTTATCACTCACCTTTTGGAAGCAGCCTTCCAGCGTAAGGTGTATACATTGATTGAAGAAGGAGAAACCTTCGGAGCAAGCAAACTCAACAGAATTATGAAGGAAGTTTTGACGGATTTCTGGGGCGATGCCATTGAGATTGATGATGATGCAGCTTTGACTTGGATGCGTCAAGCTCACTACTACATGGGCTTGTATAGTTACACTTACTCAGCAGGACTAGTCATCTCGACTGCGGGTTACCTCCATCTGAAACATTCAGAAACTGGAGCTGAGGACTGGCTCAATCTCCTTAAGTCAGGTGGTAGCAAGACACCGCTTGAGTCAGCTATGATTATCGGAGCAGATATCTCTACAGATAAACCACTCCGTGATACCATCCAATTCTTGTCTGACACAGTTGACCAGATTATCGCCTACAGTGCTCAGTTGGGAGAGTAGGGGGAATAGAAAGGTTGTTCTAGAATGATGTTTATGGGCTTGTTAAGCATCATTATATTTGGCTTAGCTGTAGCTATTTTCAAAAACGCCGTTGAAGGTCGTGATGTTAAATTTGAACTTGTTGTAGAGTTGGTATTGATCGTTATTTACTTCATTTTTTATCAGATTGTATTTTATTGAGAATTCAATATTAAGTCATTTAAGGCTGGCTTTTTGATAAGTTATCAGGAATGTAGAGGTATTGACCATGTATCAAAAGTTACTTAGAAAAATAGAAGAAGAAAAACCAAGTTATAACCAGGAGGAAATCCAGTGGTTGCTTGATCATTTGGGAGATCCTTCTCCAGAAATTCGCGATGACCTTGTTTTTACAAGCTTGGCTAGAGGATTGCAGGAAGAGCTATTTACACAGGAGCAATTTAATTTCATTGCTGAGGAAATTTTATCTGATGGAGGAATAGACAAAGAGATTGATAAGGTAGGCTTGTCAACACTTGAACGTTCTTTTAGGGCGCTTATTTATGCAAATCTCTTGTCTGCGGATGCCAACCAGCAATCGATTTTTTATCAGGAATTAAATTCAGGAATTCGTAATGTCCTTTTAAATCAAGGTTTGTCCTATCTTTCGAAAGAAAAGGACACGACAGGTTTTTCAAGTCGGTATGGTTGGGTTCATGCTTTTGCACATGGAGCCGATTTACTGACAGAGGTGGTTTGTCATCCAGACTTTCCTAAAAACAGAGTTCATGAAGTATTTGATATACTTGGGCAACTATTTAAAAGAGTTTCCATTCGTTTTACAGATGATGAGGATTGGCGTTTAGCAAGAGTGATCTATGAACCTATTTTACAAGGGAAGTTGGAGCAAGAGCAAGTAGCTTCTTGGATAAAAGCTGTCGACTTTCCGATAGAAGAAAGGGAGGATTTTTATAAATTTTCCAACTTCAGATCCTGTCTGTTGGAAGTCTATGTCCAACTTGACCAGAGAAATAGTTTACAAGATGACTTGAAAGAAGCTATCCAGTCTTTTCAATACTAGGGATAAGCTAATATTACTTATTGAAAGAGTTTCTATTGTATCCTCCTAACTAATAATGAAAACTTATAAAAGAGGTTGAATCATTTTCCAACCTCTTTTTGTGTATCTTAATGGAATTGCATACCACCATCAACGATAATGGTTTGTCCTGTAATGTAGTTTGAATCTGGTCCTGCAAGAAAGCTGACGGCTGCAGCCACATCTTCTGGTTCAGATAGACGTTTTAGAGTAATATCTTTTGCAAATGTCTGCATACCCCACTCGTCATCTTTTCCTGCATTTTTACCAACTTCATGAGCGATGTCGTACATCATTGGTGTTTTCACAATACCTGGTGCGTAGGCGTTAACAGTGATGCCTGAGTCTGCTAAATCACGTGCTAATGTTTGCGTAATTCCACGAACAGCAAATTTGGTTCCACCATAAACAGTTAGATTTGGATTACCGACTACCCCAGCTTGAGAGGTTGCGTTGATAATTTTACCTCCGTGGCCAAGTGCTTTAAATTGCGCTTGTGCAGCTTGTGAACCCCAAATGACACCACCAACGTTGATACCGAAAGTGCGTGTAAATTGTTCCTCAGTAATTGTATCAAGAGGAGTAGTTGGAGCAACACCAGCGTTATTTACGACAACATTCAAATCACCAAAATGGTCAACAACCTTTTGAAATGCTTGTGCAACTTCGGCCTGTTTCGAAACATCGGCCACGACAGCGAAGGCATTTTCAGCTGATAATTCGGCAACAGCCTTTTCAGCTGTTTCGGGATTGTAGTCTAAGACTCCTACCTTAAAGCCATCTTGAACCAATCGTTTTGCGATTGCAAAACCGATTCCTTGACCTGCACCTGTAACAATAGCAACTTTAGACATATGATTCCTCCTTGGTATCCACGATACCATTCAAACGTTCATAAAAGAACAGCAAAGTTGTAAAATTAGTTCAAATGAGGGATTAAATAACCTATTTGAACTATGTTAATAGTATATACCTTTAGAAAAAATGTTTCAAATAAACACTACCGTTTTTATAGAATTTTATCCTGAAAATTTTCAATCAATTTTCTTGAAACCCTTTCCCTCTTTTGATAGACTAGTATCCAGTTTTTGAAAAAAGGAGAAAGAAAATGAAAAAATTTGTTGCTGAGTTAATCGGTACGTACATGCTTGTGTTCGTCGGAACAGGAGCTGTTGTTTTTGGAAATGGTCTTGATGGCCTAGGTCACCTTGGAATTGCCTTTGCTTTTGGTTTAGCCATCGTGGTTGCAGCCTACTCAATCGGAACTATTTCAGGGGCTCACTTGAACCCAGCTGTTTCTATTGCTATGTTTGTAAACAAACGTTTGTCATCTTCAGAGCTTGTAAACTACATCCTTGGACAAGTAGTTGGAGCTTTCTTAGCATCTGCTTCTGTCTTCTTCCTCTTGGCTAACTCAGGCATGTCAACTGCTAGTCTTGGTGAAAATGCCTTGGCAAACGGTGTCACTGTCTTTGGTGGTTTCTTGTTTGAAGTCATCGCAACCTTCTTGTTTGTCTTGGTTATCATGACTGTGACATCAGCAAGCAAGGGCAATGGTGCGATTGCTGGTTTGGTAATCGGTTTGTCCTTGATGGCGATGATTCTTGTGGGATTGAACATTACTGGACTTTCAGTAAACCCAGCTCGTAGCTTGGCACCAGCTGTTTTGGTAGGTGGCGCAGCCCTTCAACAATTATGGATTTTCATCCTTGCGCCAATCGTTGGTGGAGTTCTTGCAGCTCTTGTTGCGAAAAACTTCCTTGGAACAGAAGAATAATTGAAACTCAAAAAGCCTTGCTCCTCATCTCGAGGAACAGGGTTTTTTCGTATGATACTCTTCGAAAATTTCTTCAAACCACGTCAGCTTCCATCTGCAACCTCAAAGCAGTGCTTCGAGTAACTTGCGGCTAATTTCCTAGTTTGCTTTTTGATTTTCATTGAGTATGAGTTTAGCGGTTGTCAATTTTCTCTGGATAAAGGTCGTGTTGGAAGAGGCGTTGTTCTGCCAAGCCTTCATACTTAGTTCCAGGCTTACCATAGTTGTAGTAGGGATCAATTGAGATGCCACCGCGCGGAGTAAATTTTCCCCAGACTTCTAAATAGCGAGGGTCTAGCAAGTTGACTAAGTCTTTCCCAATGGTGTTGATACAGTTTTCGTGGAAATCTCCGTGATTTCGGTAGCTAAAGAGGTAGAGTTTGAGGGATTTTGACTCCACACAGAGCTTGTCAGGGATGTAGGAAATATAAATCGTAGCAAAGTCTGGTTGAGCAGTAATTGGACACAGTGAGGTAAATTCAGGACAGTTAAATTTGATAAAATAGTCATTTTCCACATGACGATTGTCAAAGGATTCCAGGACTTCTGGTTGATACTCGAAAATGTAGTTGGTTTCTTTGTTGCCCAGTAGGCTTAGGTTTTTCATTTCTTCTTGTTGTGACATGATTTTTTCTTTCTAATCTTAAACACCACGTTGGTTGTCGTATAGGAGGGTATGGAGTTGAGGAAGGACGCGGACATTGCCCCAACTATCGTCAGCAGCGATGCGTTCCCAGAGTTCTTTGAGACGGTCCAGTTGGTCTTGGACAATATTACCCGTAGCCTTGGGCTCAGGATTTCCTGCTGATAAAAAGAGAACATCTGGTTGGTAGCGTTCTTGTATTCCTCTGGCAAAGGCCAAATCTGCATCGTCAAAGACAGGAATTTTAAAGGTGACCTTATCTGGATCCAGTTGGGAAACGATAAAGTCCAAGGTCTCAAAGTTGACTTCCATCTTGGATGAAGGAGGTTTGGGGCTCAGAGTGACCTGGTCGATGTCTTTTAACCAATTTTGCCAGCGGGAACCTTGGGTCTCAACAGCCAGAGTGACACCACGTTCCTTGAGTTTAGTGACGAGTTCAGCCATGTTGGCTGCTAGGATAGCAGGATTTCCCCCAGATAGGGTTACATAGTCGTAGCTCCCCAATTTATCCAAGGCAGCAATGACCTCGTCAGCTGTCATGCGAATTGGTTTTTCAGAGCCATCCCATGTAAAGGCAGAATCGCACCAGTCGCAGTGATAGTCGCAACCTGCAGTACGGACAAACATGGTTTTCTGCCCGATTGCACGGCCTTCGCCTTGAAAGGTTGGGCCAAAAATTTCCAAAACTGGTAGTTTGAGGACACGTTCCCTAGTCATCTAACCACTCCCGTCTAAACTCCGCAAAGGAAGTCGGAGTCTCATAGAGGCGAACGTATTCCAAACGGAGACCACGTTCGTCTGGCAACTCTTGACTCATAGTTTGGAAAATCCAGTAAACCATATTTTCAGCAGTCGTGTTCATATAGGGAAGAGTTTCGTTTAGATAGCGATGATCCAAGTGGGGCTCTAAGTAGTTCTTGTAGATCGCTTTGATATCTCCGAAATCGTAGGTCATGCCACGTTCATCTAAAAATCCACTGACAGCAATCTGCAGATGATAAGTGTGGCCGTGCAGGGATTTGCATTTTCCCTCATAGTGAAAGAGGTGGTGGGCAGCGTCGAAAGTGAACTCTTTTGATACCAAGGTTCTGTGAGGATTGTAGACAAGAGATTCCCCGGTTTCCTGTTTGATTTCTTTGGGTGCAAAAAACATTAGGCCTCTCCTTTCTGTGAGAGATAAACATCTAGACCATGTTGACGTAGGTGACAGGCTGGGCAATCTCCACAGCCACTTCCGATAATCCCGTTG
This portion of the Streptococcus mitis B6 genome encodes:
- the prmA gene encoding 50S ribosomal protein L11 methyltransferase; its protein translation is METWQELKVTVKREGEELVSNLLIELGAQGVAIEDSMDYVGNVDRFGEIFPEVEQQEEVVVTAYYPDTVDVAVVEADLQARLAELTDFMDLGEVKMGTTALAEEDWADNWKKYYEPARITHDLTIVPSWTEYEATAGEKIIKLDPGMAFGTGTHPTTKMSLFALEQVLRGGETVLDVGTGSGVLSIASSLLGATEIFAYDLDDVAVRVAQENIELNPGMENIHVAAGDLLKGVEIEADVIVANILADILIHLTDDAYRLVKDEGYLIMSGIIKDKWDMVRESAESAGFFLETHMIQGEWNACVFKKTKDISGVIGG
- a CDS encoding 16S rRNA (uracil(1498)-N(3))-methyltransferase; translated protein: MQQYFVKGSAISPVIIEDKETSKHMFQVMRLKGEDEVTLVFDDGIKRLARVLDVENRQFELVQELTDNVELPVQVTIASGFPKGDKLEFITQKVTELGASQIWAFPADWSVAKWDGKKLGKKVEKLEKIALGAAEQSKRNVVPSVKLFEKKADFLAQFDQFDSIIVAYEESAKEGEVAVLLQAVTGLAKGAKLLFIFGPEGGLSPAEIESFEAKGAVLAGLGPRILRAETAPLYALSALSVLLELEK
- the pepF gene encoding oligoendopeptidase F — encoded protein: MEQKHRSEFPEKELWDLTALYQDREDFLRAIEKAREDINQFSRDYKGNLHTFEDFEKAFAELEQIYIQMSHIGNYGFMPQTTDYSNDEFANIAQAGMEFETDASVALTFFDDALVEADEEVLDRLGELPHLTAAIRQAKIKKAHYLGADVEKALTNLGEVFYSPQDIYTKMRAGDFEMADFEAHGKIYKNSFVTYENFYQNHEDAEVREKSFRSFSEGLRKHQNTAAAAYLAQVKSEKLLSDMKGYDSVFDYLLAEQEVDRAMFDRQIDLIMKDFAPVAQRYLKHVAKVNGLEKMTFADWKLDLDSALNPEVTIDDAYDLVMKSVEPLGQEYCQEVARYQEERWVDFAANSGKDSGGYAADPYRVHPYVLMSWTGRLSDVYTLIHEIGHSGQFIFSDNHQSYFNAHMSTYYVEAPSTFNELLLSDYLEHQSDDPRQKRFALAHRLTDTYFHNFITHLLEAAFQRKVYTLIEEGETFGASKLNRIMKEVLTDFWGDAIEIDDDAALTWMRQAHYYMGLYSYTYSAGLVISTAGYLHLKHSETGAEDWLNLLKSGGSKTPLESAMIIGADISTDKPLRDTIQFLSDTVDQIIAYSAQLGE
- a CDS encoding DUF2785 domain-containing protein encodes the protein MYQKLLRKIEEEKPSYNQEEIQWLLDHLGDPSPEIRDDLVFTSLARGLQEELFTQEQFNFIAEEILSDGGIDKEIDKVGLSTLERSFRALIYANLLSADANQQSIFYQELNSGIRNVLLNQGLSYLSKEKDTTGFSSRYGWVHAFAHGADLLTEVVCHPDFPKNRVHEVFDILGQLFKRVSIRFTDDEDWRLARVIYEPILQGKLEQEQVASWIKAVDFPIEEREDFYKFSNFRSCLLEVYVQLDQRNSLQDDLKEAIQSFQY
- a CDS encoding (S)-acetoin forming diacetyl reductase; its protein translation is MSKVAIVTGAGQGIGFAIAKRLVQDGFKVGVLDYNPETAEKAVAELSAENAFAVVADVSKQAEVAQAFQKVVDHFGDLNVVVNNAGVAPTTPLDTITEEQFTRTFGINVGGVIWGSQAAQAQFKALGHGGKIINATSQAGVVGNPNLTVYGGTKFAVRGITQTLARDLADSGITVNAYAPGIVKTPMMYDIAHEVGKNAGKDDEWGMQTFAKDITLKRLSEPEDVAAAVSFLAGPDSNYITGQTIIVDGGMQFH
- a CDS encoding MIP/aquaporin family protein — encoded protein: MKKFVAELIGTYMLVFVGTGAVVFGNGLDGLGHLGIAFAFGLAIVVAAYSIGTISGAHLNPAVSIAMFVNKRLSSSELVNYILGQVVGAFLASASVFFLLANSGMSTASLGENALANGVTVFGGFLFEVIATFLFVLVIMTVTSASKGNGAIAGLVIGLSLMAMILVGLNITGLSVNPARSLAPAVLVGGAALQQLWIFILAPIVGGVLAALVAKNFLGTEE
- the queF gene encoding preQ(1) synthase; protein product: MSQQEEMKNLSLLGNKETNYIFEYQPEVLESFDNRHVENDYFIKFNCPEFTSLCPITAQPDFATIYISYIPDKLCVESKSLKLYLFSYRNHGDFHENCINTIGKDLVNLLDPRYLEVWGKFTPRGGISIDPYYNYGKPGTKYEGLAEQRLFQHDLYPEKIDNR
- the queE gene encoding 7-carboxy-7-deazaguanine synthase QueE, translated to MTRERVLKLPVLEIFGPTFQGEGRAIGQKTMFVRTAGCDYHCDWCDSAFTWDGSEKPIRMTADEVIAALDKLGSYDYVTLSGGNPAILAANMAELVTKLKERGVTLAVETQGSRWQNWLKDIDQVTLSPKPPSSKMEVNFETLDFIVSQLDPDKVTFKIPVFDDADLAFARGIQERYQPDVLFLSAGNPEPKATGNIVQDQLDRLKELWERIAADDSWGNVRVLPQLHTLLYDNQRGV
- the queD gene encoding 6-carboxytetrahydropterin synthase QueD: MFFAPKEIKQETGESLVYNPHRTLVSKEFTFDAAHHLFHYEGKCKSLHGHTYHLQIAVSGFLDERGMTYDFGDIKAIYKNYLEPHLDHRYLNETLPYMNTTAENMVYWIFQTMSQELPDERGLRLEYVRLYETPTSFAEFRREWLDD